A window of Sporichthyaceae bacterium genomic DNA:
GGCGTTCGGGCTGTGTTTTCCCAACCCGGTTGGGTTGGCGGCGGGCATGGACAAGGACGGCGTGGCCATCCCCGCCTGGGCCGCGCTGGGCTTCGGCTTCGTCGAGGTCGGAACCGTCACCCGCTACCCGCAGCCGGGCAACGCCGCGCCGCGGCTGTTCCGGTTGGTGGAGTCCGAGGCCATCGTGAATCGGATGGGCTTCAACAACGCGGGCGCCGCCGCGATGGCGGTACGGCTGTCGCGGTTGGGCCCGCGACCGATCCCGGTCGGCGTCAGCCTGGGCAAGTCCAAGATCACCGCGGTCACCGACGCCACCGAGGACTACCTCAACTCACTGGAACTGCTGCTGCCCCACGCGGACTACGTCGCGGTCAACGTCAGCTCGCCGAACACGCCGGGGCTGCGATCGCTGCAGGACCGGGCCGCGCTGGACGAGTTGCTCGCCGCGCTGCGCCGGCACACCGTCGCGCAAGCGGGCCCGGCCGGGCCGACGCCGCTGCTGCTGAAGATCGCCCCGGATCTCACCGACCGCGCCGTGGCAGAGATCCTCGAGGTCTGCGCGAACCGTGGGGTGGCCGGGATCATCGCCACCAACACCACGCTGGCCCGCGACGGCCTGGCATCGGCCGATGTCGACCGCGGGGCGGAGGCCGGCGGCCTGTCCGGCCGACCGTTGCGCGAACGCGCACTGGCAATGGTCGAGTTCGTGGTCAAGGAGGCGGGGGACACGCTGCCGGTGATCGGGGTCGGCGGCATCCTCGAGCCGGATGACGCGCTGCGCATGCTCGACGTGGGCGCCCGACTCGTCCAGCTGTACACCGGGTTCGTCTACCGCGGACCGGGCTTGGTGCGAGCGATCAGCGCCGCTGCGGCGCAGCGGCCCGCACGGATCTAGCGACCCCTCCCTACCGTGCTCGAGATGCCGGATTGGACAGCGAAACAAACAAAGGCAATAATGTTACTTATGTATTCACCGCGCCTGCTGCTCGCCATCCCATTGCTCGCCACCCTCGGCCTGACCGCGGGCTGTGGCGGTGCGTCGGATGTTGTCGGCGGCCGGGCCGCCGCGGCGATCACCACGCCGGCACCCAGCGCGACACCGGCCGCCGGCGGGACGCTGAACCTGGTCGCATATTCCGTGGTCAAGTCCGCGTTCGACAAACTGATCCCCGCCTTCCAGGCCACCGACGCGGGCCGCGGTGTGCAGATCAATGCCTCCTACGGCGCGTCCGGCGACCAGTCCCGCAAGGTCGAGTCGGGCCTGCCCGCGGACATCGTGAACTTCTCGCTGGCCCCGGACGTCACCCGACTGGTCGGCGACGGCCTGGTCGATGCCGGCTGGCAGAACGACGGCCACAACGGGATCGTCAGTACCTCGGTGGTCACCATTGTGGTGCGCAAGGGCAACCCCAAGGGCATCCACGGCTGGGACGATTTGATCCGCGACGGCGTGCAGGTGGTCACCCCGAACCCGCTGTCCTCCGGCTCGGCGAAGTGGAACCTGCTCGCGCCGTATGCGCAGGAGAGTAACGGTGGGCAGGCCCGCCAGGCCGGGCTGGACTTCGTCGAACAGCTGATCGCGCACACCAAGGGCCAGCCCAAGTCCGGCCGCGAGGCCACCGAGCTGTTCGAGCAGGGCACCGGGGACGCGCTGCTGTCGTATGAGAACGAAGCCATCCTCACCGAGCAGACCGATTCGAACATCGAGCACGTCACCCCGTCCACCACGTTCCGGATCGAGAACCCGTTCGCGGCGCTGACCAGGACCTCGAATCCGCAGGCCGCGCAGGCCTTCCACGACTTCTTGTACAGCCCCGCCGCACAGGAGATCTGGGCCTCGGTGGGTTACCGCCCGGTGGATTCGACTGTGCTCTCCGAGCACGCCGCGCAGTTCCCGAACCCGCAGAAGGTGTGGTCGATCGCCGACCTCGGCGGCTGGGACGCGGTCAACTCGGACCTGTTCGACCCGAGTACCGGCCCGATCGCCCGGTTCTACAACGGCTCCTGACGGCCGGTCAGTACTGATGGCCGGGTCAGTGGTGGTCGCGCCGTCCGCCCCCTCCCGAGCCGTACGCTCCCGCGGTGGGGTAGGGGGCGTCGGCCCGGTTGGGTTGGGCGTGGCCACGCTATGGCTGAGCATCATCGTGCTGCTGCCGTTGGCGGCGCTGCTGAGCAAGTCCTTCGTCGGCGGACCGACTTCGTTTCACCGCGCGATCAGCACACCCGGCGCGGCGCACGCGCTGTACTTCACCCTCGTCGTGTCCGCGATCGTGGCATTGATCAACACCGTGCTCGGCACGTTGATCGCCTGGGTGTTGGTGCGCGACGAGTTCGCTGGCAAGGCCGTAATGAACGCGCTGATCGACCTGCCGTTCGCGCTGCCCACCATCGTGGCCAGCGTGGTGCTGCTGGCGCTGTACGGGCCGCACAGCCCGATCGGGTTGAACCTGGTGGCCACCAAACCGGCGGTCGCGGTGGCCCTGCTGTTCGTCACGTTGCCGTTCGTGGTGCGCTCGGTGCAGCCGGTGCTGTTGGAGCTGGACCTGGAGGCCGAGCAGGCCGCCGCCTCGCTCGGCGCGAGTAACTGGGTCACCTTCCGCCGCGTGGTGCTGCCCGCGCTGGCCCCGGCGTTGTTCTCCGGTGCCGGGTTGGCCTTCGCGCGCGCGGTCGGCGAGTACGGCTCGGTGGTGCTCATCGGCGGCGGCATCCCGCGCGACACCGAGGTCGCCGCGCAGTACATCGCCACGCAGATCGAGATCGACCGCCCGCAGGCCGCGGCCGCGGTGTCGGTGACCCTGCTGGTGATCTCGTTCCTGGTGCTGTTCCTGCTGCGCCTTTTCGCCGGCCGCGCGGCCCGGGGCGCGGGACACTGATGCAGCAGAGCACCCGGTCCCGCATCGCCCTGCGGGTGATCGCGTTGGGGTATCTGGCGCTGCTGCTCGCGGTGCCGCTGGCGATGATCTTCTACCGCACCTTCGAACGCGGACTCGGCGCGTTCCTCGACCAGATTTCCACGCCCGCCTGCATTTCCGCGATCAGCCTGTCGTTGGCGATCGTGGCGATCGTGGTGCCCGTCAACGTGGTGCTCGGCGTCGTCACCGCGTTGGCGCTGGCCCGCGGACGCTTTCCGGGCAAGAGCATCCTGCAGGCGGTCGTGGACCTGCCCTTCGCGGTGTCCCCGGTGGTCGTGGGTGTCTCGCTCACCCTGCTGTGGGGCGTGCACGGCTGGTTCGGCGGCCTGGCCGGGCACGGCATCCACGTCATCTTTTCCGTGCCCGGCATGGTGATCGCGACCATCTTCGTGACGCTGCCCTTCGTGGTGCGCGAGGTGGAACCGGTGCTGGTGGAGATCGGCCAGGAACAGGAACAGGCCGCGGCCACCCTCGGCGCGCCCCGCGCGCAGATCCTGCGGCGCATCACGCTGCCCGCGATTCGTTGGGGCCTGGCCTACGGCGTGGTGCTCACCGTGGCCCGGTCGCTGGGGGAGTTCGGGGCGCTCACCGTGGTGGCGGGCGGCGTGGCCGGAAAGTCGCAGACGCTGACGCTTCTGGTGCACGCCCGCTATCTGGACGACCGCAATACCTATGGCGCCTACTGCGCGGCCACCGTGCTGATGGCGATGGCCCTACTCACCCTGCTGCTCATGGTGCTGGTGAACCGTCGTCGTGCGGTGCGAACCGAGGAGGTGGCCGGGTGATTTCGGTCTCCGGCGTCAGCAAGCGGTACGGCTCCGCCCAGATCCTGAACGACGTCTCGCTGAGCATCCCCGACGGTTCGTTGACGGCGCTGCTCGGCCCGTCAGGTTCGGGTAAGACCTCGCTGCTGCGCATCATCGCCGGTCTGGAGGACCCCGATGGCGGCAGTGTGGTCATCTCCGGGCAGAACGTCACCGCGGTTTCCCCGCAGCAGCGCAACATCGGCTTCGTCTTCCAGCATTACGCCGCGTTCAAGCACATGACGGTGCGGGACAACGTCGCGTTCGGTCTGACGATCCGTAAGCGACCCAAGAAGGAGATCGAAGGTCGCGTCTCGGAGTTGCTCGGCATCGTCGGCCTGGCCGGCTACGCCCTTCGATACCCCTACCAACTCTCCGGCGGTCAACGACAACGCATGGCGCTGGCCCGGGCCCTGGCAGTGGAGCCGAAGGTGCTGCTGCTCGACGAGCCGTTCGGTGCGCTGGATGCCAAAGTGCGCGAGGACCTGCGGGCCTGGCTGCGCCGGCTGCACGAGGAGGTGCACGTCACCACCGTGCTGGTCACCCACGACCAGGAAGAGGCCATGGATGTGGCCGGACACATCGCGGTGATGAACGCGGGGCGAATCGAGCAGTTCGGCGCCCCCCGCGAGGTTTACGAGTCCCCGGCGACGGAGTTCGTGTTGCGCTTCCTCGGCCCGGTCGCGGAGTTCCGGGGGCGCCTGGTCCGCCCGCACGACCTGCGTGTCACCAGGCACCCTGAGCCCGGCGCGGCCGCCGCCACGGTCATCCGGATCAGTCACCTGGGCTTCGAGGTGCGTATCGAGTTGGAGGTGCCCGATGCCCCGCCGGTCACCACGCAGGTGACCCGGGGGGAGGCCCGCCACCTGGACGTGTATCCCGGTGACGAGGTCTGGGTCAGTGCTTCGGTCGGGCCGGCGCCGAGCCGGGTCGCGGTTTAGCCGCCACTGGCGTGCCGTCCGCGTGCAGCTGCACCGGCGGCCCGAGCTTCAACTGCGCCAGTTGCGCCTGGATCTTGGCCTTGTCGCCCACCGCGACCACCCGCAGTGCGTTCGGATCCAGATGGCGCAGCAGCGCCTGGCGCACCTGGTCGGCGGTCAACGGGTTCACCCGGTCGGCCAGCCCGCGGTAGTAGTCCAGGGGGAGACCGAGCACGAACATCGCGGCCACGGTGCCCGCGGTGTCCTTGGTGGACTGAAACAGGCCGGGGATCGCGCCCAGATAGGACTGCTTGCCCTGGGCCAGTTCGGCGGCGGTCACGTCGTGCGAACGGATCCGGTTGAGCTCGGCGAGGATCTCGCGCACCGCGTCACCGGTGTGCGCGGTCTCCACCGAACCGGACACGTCGAACAGGCCGGGGCCCCTGGTCGACCCCAAGTTGGAGTAGACCCCATAGGTGTAGCCGTGCTTCTCCCGCAGGTTGATGTTCAGCCGGCTGGACAGACCCAACGAGCCGAAGATGCGGTTGCCCACCTGCGTGCGCTCGTAGTCCGGGTCGAGGCGGGACAGCCCGACCTCGCCGAGTTCCAACGCGGTCTGCGCGGCTCCGGGCGTGTCCACGATCGCCACCCGGTCGCCGGCCGCCTTGCCGGCAGTGGGGGTGGCGGGCAGCGGGGCGTGGCCCCGCCAGTCGCCGAAGGACTTCTGCGCCAGTGCCCGCGCCGCGTTCGGCGTCAGGTCGCCGACAAGCACCAACGCGGCGGTGTCCGGGGTGAACGCGCGGGCGGCGAACTGCTGCACGTCCTTGGCGGTGATGGCACCCAACCCGTGGTGGGTGCCGCTGGGTAGGTGGCCGTACGGGTGATTCGAGCCGAATACCTGACGCAGCGCCACTTTCCAGGCGGTGGTGGCCGGCGTGGTCTTCTGCTGGGCCACCGCCACCTGCATGTCCGAACGCACCCGGGTCAGCGCGTCGGTCGCGTAGGTCGCCCGCCGGGCCAACGTGGAGATCAGGTTGACCGACGACGCGGCCTGTGGGGCCAACGTCTGCATGGTCACCTCGGTGTACTCGGTGCGCGCCCGGGTGGTCAGGTCCGCGCCGAGATCCGCGACGCGCGCCGCGATGGCCTCTGCGTCCTGCTTGCCCGCGCCCTGACGCATGGCGGCCGCGACGAACGCGGCGAGTCCGGGGCGACCCCTCGGGTCCTGCGCGCTGCCGTAGCGGGACACCAGCGACGCGGTCACCACCGGCAGGTCGTGCGACTGCACCAGGAAAACCGGCAGGCCGTTGGGCAACTGGAAGCGTTCGATCCTCGGCAGTTGCGCCGCGGGCGCGGGTGTCGGCCCGGGCACCCGGTTACGCCACGCCTGCGCCGATTTCACCTTCGCGGCCTTCTCGGTGGGCGCGGGCGGAGCGGCCGGGTCCGCCGGCAGCACCCTCGGGCCGGGCACGGTGTCCACCACCACCCGCCCGGTGGAGCGCAGCTGCTCGGCGATGAAGGACTTGACCGCCTTGGCGTCGATCGCGACGTAGCGGTTGATGTCCTTCTGCAAATAATCGGGCGTGCCGAGATAGGCGTTGTAGCGATTGAGGTTGTCAGCGCGTCCGTCGAAGTCGCCGATCCGTTCCATGTCCCGGACCAGGCCGCTGATCAGGGTGTTCTTCGCGGCCTGCAACTGCTCGGGAGACGGGCCCTTCGCGCGCAGCGTGGCGAGGTCGGCGTCGATGGCCGCCTTCAGTTCCTCGGCAGTGTGGCCGGGCTTGGCGGTGGCGCTGATGGAGAACACCGATGGGTAGCGCAACGAGTACTGGGAGGCCTCCACCGACTGCGCGATCTTCTTGTCGTGCACCAGGTCCCGGTAGAGCAGGCCGGCCTGGTCGTTGGCGAGCACGGTGGCGGTGACATCGCCGGCCGCGTCACCGGGCTTGAACGCCGGTGACGTCAACCAGCCCATGGTGACCCGCTGCAGGTCCACCTTGTCGGTGAGCGTGACGTCCTTCTCCGCCGTGATGTGCGGGATGGTGATGTTCGGCTTGGGCGGGGTGGCGCCCTTTTTGATCGGCCCGAAGTATTTGGCGATCCACGACCTCGCCCGTGCCGGATCGAAGTTGCCGGCCACGACCAGCGTCGCGTTGTTCGGCACGTAGTAGGTCTTGAAGAACGCGCGCACCTCGGCCAATTTCGCGTTCTGAATATCGGTGTGCGAGCCGATCACGTCGGCGTGGTACGGGTGCGAGGCCGGGAACAGTTGGTGGTAGAGCTCCTGATTGCTCAATGCGTAGGGTGCCTGCTCCCAGTTCTGCCGCCGCTCGTTGCGCACCACCTCCTGCTGGTTGTAGAGGCTGGCCGCGTCGAGCCGGTCGAGCAGGAAGCCCATCCGGTCGCTCTCCGCCCACAGCGCCAACTCCAGGCGGTCCGCGGGTAGGTCACCCATCAGATAGTTGGTGCGGTCGAAGCTGGTGGAGGCGTTGAAGAACGCGCCGGTGCCCTCGATGAGCTTCTCCAGCTTGCCCTCCGGGATGTGCCCGGAGCCCTGGAACATCATGTGCTCGAACAGGTGGGCGAAGCCGGTCTGGCTGGGCTTCTCGTTGGCCGCGCCGACGTGGTACCAGATGTTGGTCGAGACGGTGCTCACGTGCGGGTCGCGGGAGAAGATCACCTGCAGGCCGTTGGGCAGCGTGTAGGTCGAGGTGGGCAAGGAGACCTGCGGCACCGCGGTGGCCGCCACTGCCCGGTCGGTGTCGTGCACCGCCACCGCGGCGGTGCAGACCAGAGCACCGACCAGCAAGGGGATCAACCGGTGGGCGCGACCCGATCGGAACATGGTTCTCCTTCAGCGGCAGTGGTCCCCGCGGGTGACCAATGGTGCGTACCCGCACAATTGTGCCGTGACTGAGCCATTCGGACAGCGTTTGTGGGCCACCATCGAGCGGTGCGGCCCGTTGTGCGTCGGCATCGACCCGCACGCGGAGCTGCTGGCGGCCTGGGGCCTGCCCGACGACGCGGACGGCGCAGAGCGGTTCGGCCGCACGGTGGTCTCCGCCCTGGCCGGGGCCGTGGCCGTGGTCAAACCGCAGTCGGCGTTCTTCGAACGGTTCGGCTCGCGCGGGGTGGCCGCGCTCGAACGCGTGCTGGCCGACGCCCGGGCCGCCGACCTGTTGTGCATCACCGACGTCAAGCGCGGCGACATCGGCACCACCGCGGCCGCCTACGCCAGGGCCTACCTGGACCCGGCCTCGCCGTTGTACTCCGACGCGATCACCGTCTCGCCATACCTCGGGTTCGGTTCGTTGCGCCCGTTCCTGGACGCCGCCGCCGCGCACGGCGGCGGCGTGTTCGTGCTCGCGCTGACCTCCAACCCGGACGGCCCGCAGGTACAACACGCGGTGGGCGCGGACGGACGGACCGTCGCGGGCACCATGCTGGCCGCGGTGCGGGAGCACAACGGGGACGCGCAACCACAGGGCAGTGTGGGCGCGGTGGTCGGCGCGACCATCGGAGACACGGCGGAAAATCTGGCCATTAACGGCCCGTTGTTGGTGCCCGGTCTGGGTGCCCAGGGGGGGAGCGGATCGGACCTGGAGCGCATCTTCGGTGGGCTGGGCCGGCATGTGGTGCCGAGTGTCTCCCGGGAGATCTTGCGCGTGGGGCCGGATGAGCGGGCGTTGCGGGAAGCCGCGATCAGGGCCGGGCACGGATACGCCCGGGTACTGGGGTAACGTCTGTGCGTCCAGTGGTCGGCCGGCTGCTCACAAGGGGGTCTTAGTTCGGCCATTGCGCTGTGGGGTTGCATTGTTCGTCCAACCCGCGATACGTAGTTTCGAGACATCTTGTCGCTGAGTTCCTGACCGTTCCGAAACAACCGAGGTGACCCTCCGTGGCTCTTCCTCCGCTGACTCCCGAGCAGCGCGCCGCAGCACTGGAGAAGGCCGCCATTGCGCGCCGTGAGCGGGCCGAGGTGAAGAACCGTCTCAAGCACGGGGGTACCTCCCTGGCCAATGTCATCAAGGAGGGCCAGGAGAACGAGATCATCGGCAAGATGAAGGTCTCCGCGTTGCTGGAGTCGATGCCCGGCGTCGGCAAGGTGCGCGCGAAGCAGATCATGGAGCGCCTCGGCATCTCCGAGACCCGACGTGTCCGGGGTCTCGGCACCAACCAGATCGCCGCGCTGGAGCGCGACTTCGGCGCCGGTTCTTGACCGACACGCCGTCCGGCGTCGCGGAGCAGCCGAAGATGCCACGCCTGCTGGTGTTGTCCGGCCCGTCCGGGGTGGGCAAGTCCACTCTGCTGCAGGTGCTGCGCGCGGAGTGCCCGGATCTGTGGATCTCGGTATCCGCGACCACCCGTCACCCCCGGCCGGGAGAGCGGCACGGCGTGGAGTACTACTTCACCGACCGGGCCGAGTTCGACGCGATGGTGGCCGACGGACTGCTGTTGGAGTGGGCCGAATTCGCCGGCAACCGGTACGGGACGCCGCGTGCGCCGGTGCTGGACCGGTTGGCCGCCGGGGATTCGGTGCTGCTGGAGTTGGAGATCCAGGGAGCCCGTCAGGTCAAGAAGCAGATCCCCGAAGCAGTGTTGGTGTTCTTGGCCCCGCCCAGTTGGGAGGAACTGGTGCGCCGGCTCACCGGTCGGGGCACCGAACCGGCCGATGTGATCTCCCGGCGGCTACAAGTGGCCCGCGAGGAACTGGCCGCGGAAGCCGAGTTCGACGTGACGCTGGTGAACACGTCGGTCCAGGATGTGGTCGCCGAACTGTTAGCCTTGCGGAGCCATCCCGTCTGAAACGGGGCATTGACCTGCTGAAAGGCGTCACCTGCGTGTCCGGAACCTTCGCCTCTCCCGAGGGCATCACCAACCCGCCGATCGACGAGTTGCTCGAGGCCACCGACTCCAAGTACAGCCTGGTCTCCTACGCGGCCAAGCGTGCCCGGCAGATCAACGCCTACTACTCGCAGTTGGGCGAGGGCCTGCTGGAGTACGTCGGCCCGCTGGTCGACACCCACCTGCACGAGAAGCCGCTGTCGATCGCCCTGCGCGAGATCAACGCCGGTCTGCTCACGAGCGAGCCGCTCGAGCCGACGGTCGGCTAGCCGGGTTCCGTCGTGCCCGCCGACCCGCCGAATATTGTCCTGGGGGTCGCGGGCGGGATTGCCGCGTACAAGTCCTGCGAGTTGCTGCGCCGGTTCACCGAGGGCGGGGCGTCGGTGCGCGTGGTGCCGACCGAATCCGCGCTGAAGTTCGTCGGCGCGGCCACCTGGGCCGCCCTGTCCGGGCAGCCGGTGGCCACCGATGTGTTCGACGACGTGCACGAGGTGCCGCACGTGCGGCTGGGTCAGCGCGCCGATCTGGTGGTGGTCGCGCCGGCCACCGCGGACCTGATGGCCAGGGCCGCCGCGGGGCGCGCCGATGATTTGTTGACCGCCACGCTGCTCACCGCGCGCTGTCCGGTGCTGTACGCGCCGGCCATGCACACCGAGATGTGGTTGCACCCGGCCACGCAGGAGAACGTGGCCACCTTGCGGCGCCGCGGCGCGGTGGTGCTGGATCCGGCCTGGGGTCGGCTGACCGGTGCGGACACCGGCCCGGGGCGGCTGCCCGAACCCGAGCAGATCTACGCGGTCGCCCAGCGGCTGTTGAGCCGGGGCAACCTGCCCGCGGATCTGACGGGGCGTCGGGTGTTGGTCTCGGCGGGGGGCACCCGTGAACCGGTGGACCCGGTGCGGTTCCTGGGTAACCGGTCCACCGGTCTGCAGGGCTGGGCGTTGGCCACCACCGCGGCCGCGCGCGGCGCTGAGGTGATCCTGGTGGCGGCCAATGTGGAGTTGCCGGATCCGGCCGGGGCCAAGGTGATCCGGGTCGAAACCGCTCTGGAGTTGCGGGCCGCGGTCCTGGAGGCGGCCTCCGAGGTGGATGTGATCGTGATGGCCGCCGCGGTGGCGGACTTCCGTCCGGTGAACCCGGCCGGCGCCAAGCTGAAGAAGGGTGACGTCGCTCCCGACCCGATCGCGCTCACCCGCAATCCCGACGTGCTCGCCGAGTTGTGCGCGCGCCCGCACCCCGGTCAGGTGATCGTGGGGTTCGCCGCGGAGACCGGCGACGCCACCGCCTCGGTGCTCGAGCACGGTCGGACGAAGTTGGCCCGTAAGCAGTGTGACCTGCTGGTGGTCAACGAGGTAGGCCCGACCAAGGCCTTCGGGACTCCGGACAACCAGGCGGTGATCCTGGGCCTGGACTCCTCCAGCACCGAGGTGCCCAGCGGGCCCAAGGAGAACCTGGCCGACGTCATCTGGGACCTCGCGGCCGCCCGCCTGACCCCCTGACCCCATCTTCGTCCGGCGTTTCGGGGTATCAGGGCGCCCAGATACCCCGAAACTCCGGACGAAGACGAGGGTCAGCGGCACTCGGCGGCGGCGG
This region includes:
- a CDS encoding ABC transporter permease subunit; translation: MATLWLSIIVLLPLAALLSKSFVGGPTSFHRAISTPGAAHALYFTLVVSAIVALINTVLGTLIAWVLVRDEFAGKAVMNALIDLPFALPTIVASVVLLALYGPHSPIGLNLVATKPAVAVALLFVTLPFVVRSVQPVLLELDLEAEQAAASLGASNWVTFRRVVLPALAPALFSGAGLAFARAVGEYGSVVLIGGGIPRDTEVAAQYIATQIEIDRPQAAAAVSVTLLVISFLVLFLLRLFAGRAARGAGH
- the mihF gene encoding integration host factor, actinobacterial type translates to MALPPLTPEQRAAALEKAAIARRERAEVKNRLKHGGTSLANVIKEGQENEIIGKMKVSALLESMPGVGKVRAKQIMERLGISETRRVRGLGTNQIAALERDFGAGS
- the pyrF gene encoding orotidine-5'-phosphate decarboxylase; translation: MTEPFGQRLWATIERCGPLCVGIDPHAELLAAWGLPDDADGAERFGRTVVSALAGAVAVVKPQSAFFERFGSRGVAALERVLADARAADLLCITDVKRGDIGTTAAAYARAYLDPASPLYSDAITVSPYLGFGSLRPFLDAAAAHGGGVFVLALTSNPDGPQVQHAVGADGRTVAGTMLAAVREHNGDAQPQGSVGAVVGATIGDTAENLAINGPLLVPGLGAQGGSGSDLERIFGGLGRHVVPSVSREILRVGPDERALREAAIRAGHGYARVLG
- a CDS encoding TOBE-like domain-containing protein, translating into MISVSGVSKRYGSAQILNDVSLSIPDGSLTALLGPSGSGKTSLLRIIAGLEDPDGGSVVISGQNVTAVSPQQRNIGFVFQHYAAFKHMTVRDNVAFGLTIRKRPKKEIEGRVSELLGIVGLAGYALRYPYQLSGGQRQRMALARALAVEPKVLLLDEPFGALDAKVREDLRAWLRRLHEEVHVTTVLVTHDQEEAMDVAGHIAVMNAGRIEQFGAPREVYESPATEFVLRFLGPVAEFRGRLVRPHDLRVTRHPEPGAAAATVIRISHLGFEVRIELEVPDAPPVTTQVTRGEARHLDVYPGDEVWVSASVGPAPSRVAV
- a CDS encoding sulfate ABC transporter substrate-binding protein; this encodes MYSPRLLLAIPLLATLGLTAGCGGASDVVGGRAAAAITTPAPSATPAAGGTLNLVAYSVVKSAFDKLIPAFQATDAGRGVQINASYGASGDQSRKVESGLPADIVNFSLAPDVTRLVGDGLVDAGWQNDGHNGIVSTSVVTIVVRKGNPKGIHGWDDLIRDGVQVVTPNPLSSGSAKWNLLAPYAQESNGGQARQAGLDFVEQLIAHTKGQPKSGREATELFEQGTGDALLSYENEAILTEQTDSNIEHVTPSTTFRIENPFAALTRTSNPQAAQAFHDFLYSPAAQEIWASVGYRPVDSTVLSEHAAQFPNPQKVWSIADLGGWDAVNSDLFDPSTGPIARFYNGS
- a CDS encoding quinone-dependent dihydroorotate dehydrogenase; amino-acid sequence: MSAAYEALLRRAMFAAGGGDPEAVHHRVITALAKLGGIRLGRRALERIPRPSAPVEAFGLCFPNPVGLAAGMDKDGVAIPAWAALGFGFVEVGTVTRYPQPGNAAPRLFRLVESEAIVNRMGFNNAGAAAMAVRLSRLGPRPIPVGVSLGKSKITAVTDATEDYLNSLELLLPHADYVAVNVSSPNTPGLRSLQDRAALDELLAALRRHTVAQAGPAGPTPLLLKIAPDLTDRAVAEILEVCANRGVAGIIATNTTLARDGLASADVDRGAEAGGLSGRPLRERALAMVEFVVKEAGDTLPVIGVGGILEPDDALRMLDVGARLVQLYTGFVYRGPGLVRAISAAAAQRPARI
- the coaBC gene encoding bifunctional phosphopantothenoylcysteine decarboxylase/phosphopantothenate--cysteine ligase CoaBC, which encodes MPADPPNIVLGVAGGIAAYKSCELLRRFTEGGASVRVVPTESALKFVGAATWAALSGQPVATDVFDDVHEVPHVRLGQRADLVVVAPATADLMARAAAGRADDLLTATLLTARCPVLYAPAMHTEMWLHPATQENVATLRRRGAVVLDPAWGRLTGADTGPGRLPEPEQIYAVAQRLLSRGNLPADLTGRRVLVSAGGTREPVDPVRFLGNRSTGLQGWALATTAAARGAEVILVAANVELPDPAGAKVIRVETALELRAAVLEAASEVDVIVMAAAVADFRPVNPAGAKLKKGDVAPDPIALTRNPDVLAELCARPHPGQVIVGFAAETGDATASVLEHGRTKLARKQCDLLVVNEVGPTKAFGTPDNQAVILGLDSSSTEVPSGPKENLADVIWDLAAARLTP
- the rpoZ gene encoding DNA-directed RNA polymerase subunit omega; the protein is MSGTFASPEGITNPPIDELLEATDSKYSLVSYAAKRARQINAYYSQLGEGLLEYVGPLVDTHLHEKPLSIALREINAGLLTSEPLEPTVG
- a CDS encoding sulfate ABC transporter permease subunit — encoded protein: MQQSTRSRIALRVIALGYLALLLAVPLAMIFYRTFERGLGAFLDQISTPACISAISLSLAIVAIVVPVNVVLGVVTALALARGRFPGKSILQAVVDLPFAVSPVVVGVSLTLLWGVHGWFGGLAGHGIHVIFSVPGMVIATIFVTLPFVVREVEPVLVEIGQEQEQAAATLGAPRAQILRRITLPAIRWGLAYGVVLTVARSLGEFGALTVVAGGVAGKSQTLTLLVHARYLDDRNTYGAYCAATVLMAMALLTLLLMVLVNRRRAVRTEEVAG
- a CDS encoding pitrilysin family protein; its protein translation is MFRSGRAHRLIPLLVGALVCTAAVAVHDTDRAVAATAVPQVSLPTSTYTLPNGLQVIFSRDPHVSTVSTNIWYHVGAANEKPSQTGFAHLFEHMMFQGSGHIPEGKLEKLIEGTGAFFNASTSFDRTNYLMGDLPADRLELALWAESDRMGFLLDRLDAASLYNQQEVVRNERRQNWEQAPYALSNQELYHQLFPASHPYHADVIGSHTDIQNAKLAEVRAFFKTYYVPNNATLVVAGNFDPARARSWIAKYFGPIKKGATPPKPNITIPHITAEKDVTLTDKVDLQRVTMGWLTSPAFKPGDAAGDVTATVLANDQAGLLYRDLVHDKKIAQSVEASQYSLRYPSVFSISATAKPGHTAEELKAAIDADLATLRAKGPSPEQLQAAKNTLISGLVRDMERIGDFDGRADNLNRYNAYLGTPDYLQKDINRYVAIDAKAVKSFIAEQLRSTGRVVVDTVPGPRVLPADPAAPPAPTEKAAKVKSAQAWRNRVPGPTPAPAAQLPRIERFQLPNGLPVFLVQSHDLPVVTASLVSRYGSAQDPRGRPGLAAFVAAAMRQGAGKQDAEAIAARVADLGADLTTRARTEYTEVTMQTLAPQAASSVNLISTLARRATYATDALTRVRSDMQVAVAQQKTTPATTAWKVALRQVFGSNHPYGHLPSGTHHGLGAITAKDVQQFAARAFTPDTAALVLVGDLTPNAARALAQKSFGDWRGHAPLPATPTAGKAAGDRVAIVDTPGAAQTALELGEVGLSRLDPDYERTQVGNRIFGSLGLSSRLNINLREKHGYTYGVYSNLGSTRGPGLFDVSGSVETAHTGDAVREILAELNRIRSHDVTAAELAQGKQSYLGAIPGLFQSTKDTAGTVAAMFVLGLPLDYYRGLADRVNPLTADQVRQALLRHLDPNALRVVAVGDKAKIQAQLAQLKLGPPVQLHADGTPVAAKPRPGSAPARPKH
- the gmk gene encoding guanylate kinase produces the protein MPRLLVLSGPSGVGKSTLLQVLRAECPDLWISVSATTRHPRPGERHGVEYYFTDRAEFDAMVADGLLLEWAEFAGNRYGTPRAPVLDRLAAGDSVLLELEIQGARQVKKQIPEAVLVFLAPPSWEELVRRLTGRGTEPADVISRRLQVAREELAAEAEFDVTLVNTSVQDVVAELLALRSHPV